The sequence below is a genomic window from Lagopus muta isolate bLagMut1 chromosome 9, bLagMut1 primary, whole genome shotgun sequence.
GCTGTTCACAGCTGTTCAGCTTTCCTGAAAGCCCTGTCACATCCAGAAACAAAATTCACCGTAACCTCTTTGCAATTCAACTTGCATTGAAGCCGCTATGCCATAGATGAGCAACTTGTGAAAATATGACATTTAAGTGgctcacagaaggaaaaacaaaatcaactcTGCAACAGAGTTGCTCTGAAATACCATTTCTCTCAAAAATTATAGAGCTAGGGCACTCTAGTGGCCATGCTGTAATTCACATTTCTTACTCAGTGTGCCACTCCCCGTAATGGGCTGCATCTTATTCCAGGGAAAAATTCCTGCATGGGGAGCAGGGCAATACAACAAAGAGATGTAGATATCCATTTCCTGAATGATCTAAAGCACGTGAAGGTCCCATCAGTTTCTGAGAGCCTTGGGACAGTCTGTCAGGCTGAACATGGCGTGTTCCCTCCAGTTCCAGACAAATGTGCTCtgatgagcagagcagctcaaTTAAAGAAGAGTATGACTCTGTGGTACACAGATGCGCTCTTGCAATCCAAAAACACAATTGAGgtggaaaaataacaacagtaCCATAACTCAATACAATCAAAAAGAGGAAGTTTGCATTACTCTGGGGTATGAGTTTGCATACTCATGCTGTAGGTACAGCGACAAAACAACCCTTCAGCAACAAAGCTTTTGAGATTTGAATGCAAATCTGTGCTCCCAACCAACTGTTCAGTCAGCCAGGTGGAAGTTCAAGCACATCGCTGCTAACTGAGCAGAACTCTGCACAGAAACCACTCCCAGACATCCCCAAACCTGCCAACTTAGTTCTGAGTTCCCACCATGCCAGTGCAGCACAGTCAGTGAGCACCTAAGAGCAGCTCTCCAGCCCGCTTCTCTGCTTGCTTGGCTTTGCTACAGGGCCAACATCTTCGCTGCTATGAAGGCCCCATCCTGGCTCTGCTAACTGGATGTGACACCACAGAAAAGCCACTGAGGTACACAGAATTAATTTCCTTCAGACGTGTTGATTCAAACTGTAGCCTCCTGTAGTTTGCTAGTATTCAAAGGTGTGGGGGGTTTCATCACTTCTCCTACTTCCTTTAAAACTTTGAAGTTAACAAAACCCTTATTCACTTCAGGAACTCACCATGAGGACCTCAGCAGGCTTCCTTGtttgctcactgctgctgctgctggctttacATGGCACAGAGGTGGCTGCCCAGGATGACCAGACTGACCCCAAAATGTCATGTGCCAACTGGATGGGAGGAGCACCAGGACACCCTGGCCACAACGGGCTGCCTGGAAGGGATGGCAAGGATGGAAAAGATGGACAAAAAGGGGACAAAGGAGAACCAGGTTGGTGAGGAGCTTGGGGTACGCACATGCTGGAGCACATGGGCAGTCCCAGGACGAGCCCCAGGCCCAGTACACATGACACCTGGTGGGTGCGTCCCACGAGCAGTGGCTGACCATGTCCAGATTGcttttgaatgcctccagcaATAGAGATTACACAGCTTATGGCAAAAGCTAGGTAGATGGCTGTTTTTTCAATTAACAGTTATCCCCCAGACACACAGCTACCAGCAGCTTGGCACACCTTGGGGGGTGGGGATGTGATGTCCCACACCATTGGGCACAGATGTCACCCAGCCTGCCTACAGGGTGAAGACTGGGCTCcatgctgctgggcagccaTGATGCCACAGGCCACTCTGCAATTCTGTCACCGGGGTAGCAGAAAAGGGCAAACAGATTCCAATCCAAATTCTGATTCCCAGGTCTACAAGGTGCCAGAGGTGACACAGGTGAAAAGGGTGCCACAGGTGCAGAAGGACCGAGAGGATTTCCAGGACACATGGGGATGAAGGGGCAGAAGGGTGAAAGCGCCTACGTGTACCGTTCCGCCTTCAGCGTGGGGCTGACGGAGCGAGCCCCCCACCCCAACGTCCCCATCCGCTTCACCAAGATCTTCTACAACGAGCAGAACCACTACGACAGCAGCACCGGCAAGTTCCTCTGCAGCATCCCCGGCACGTACTTCTTCGCCTACCACCTGACGGTCTACATGTCGGACGTCAAGGTCAGCCTCTACAAGAAGGACAAGGCAGTGATCTTCACCTACGACCAGTTCCAGAAGAACAATGTCGACCAAGCGAGCGGCTCCGTCCTGCTGCACCTCAGCTCGGGGGATGAGGTCTGGCTCCAGGTGTACGGGGAGGGCGACAACAACGGGGTCTATGCCGACAACATCAACGACTCCACTTTCATGGGCTTCCTCCTGTACCCAGACACGGATGACCATTAGAGCAGGGGGGCTACACGGGAGGGGACAAGGCTGCTTAACCCCACCTGCCTCCTGGGGCACCAGCACTACAGCTGCACTCGATTTACCAGAAAATTCCCCTGACCACGTGGGGACCACCATTGCCCAGGGTGGACTCCATCTCCCCTGAAATCACTGACTCGACACACAGGCGACTTCCGTGGGACCAAGAGTTCACTCCTACCTCTGCTCTTGCTCTCCTGATGGAAACCGGGGCCCCAAGTCAAACAGCACTCTGGCCACATCATGAAACGGTCGCTCTCAAGACGGGCCggctttgcttttaaatttaaagctGATTTTCATATATGTTACATTTAAATATCACATTCTACCTTACCCCTTTTTGTCGCTTGAATCCAGTTGACACAATGGTACCTGTATAAGCCAGCATTACCTCCCTGCTTGAGtacagctggagctgctggccgGGCTTTGGACATCATCACTCCCCACCTTGTCAGGGCCTCTGATTTCCACCCATGGTTTGTCCTCCCTCCTCTTTAGCCCACACCTTCCCAGGTATacaacacacagcagagctaaGGCATTACTACAAGCACAAGACAGCATTAAGGGCTTTGACTAAAAATACTTCCTACAGCAGCACTTCTCAAACCCCACGGGATTACCACACTGCACAGAGTATCACAATAAAGTGCTCTCTCAATACAGAACTCTCCTGCCTCTTTGTCTGCGTCGTTCGGAATGGCTTAGAGAAAGGGGATAGCCTCCCTTCATCAGGCAGCCCAGGAAGGAACATAACAGTCTGAGCATGCTGAGCTCAGGCAGGTGGGAAAGAACACCAGTACTGCTGCCTGTGCTacagcacagctgacagcacagccccattcctgcagcatTCACCCCTCAGGTGTGTTCTCTGGCAGCTCAGGGTGTGAGGACAGCCCCCCAAAGATCTCTTGGCCTCCTTTTAGCAGAGAATGGCACAGCCCTTCTATACCTGCCCCCCTATCATGAAAGAAGCTCCTATAAGCGCAACAGGAAACTGCTTTGAACAATGTCTTTCCACGTCCCACAGGACTCCTCCTGACTTTTCCCCCACTGGCACAGCGACAGGGACTGAAACACCTACACCAGAATTATGCTGCGCTGCTCCTGGATCAGCAGCTGACTCAGCCAGCAATTGATCCCCTCCACTCCCCAAACAttatcttttcacagaatcacggcTCTcagagcaaacactgcagcCAGTTCCCACGAGATAATAACCAATATAATGGGTACATCAAGGCCAAAACGCTGTTTGCTGCTCTGCAATTTGGGCAGGTTATGAAGAAAGCTCTCTGATCCCATGATCTTGACAGCTATGTTTGACTCTTCCCTCCACGTACTGCTGCTCGGTGAAAGGGAACATGCTCTCACTCTGAATGTGCAGCACTGAAAGATTAAAGTCACCACACTGACAGTGCAAAATAGCTTGCATGCAGCTGGAGACACTGGCCAGCTTCATCCTACAGGGAAACCATCTGTGAAAGCATCCATGCCCCTCTTAGGGACAATTGTAGGCTGATCCTAATTGTGCCTCAGTCCCATGTAATCATTTGTGGCAGTAATTAATCAGGATACAAATAGCAGCTGCACCAAGCCACAAAAGGCTGAAAGAGAGATAAGTGGTTTTCCTGGAAGCCCTGTTATCATATTTATTTGACAAGTATAAACTTGCTGGAGGCTTTTTGGCATGGAAGGCACAGGGATGAAGCCTACAAGTAGCTGATCTGTCACTGCACTTCATGCAGGAAATGCCACCAGGTTCAGTTTTTCCTTTAGACAAAACCAATTCTGAGCACACCCAGACTGGGACAAGATGCTGTGTGTTTTTGACTTGTTTGTGCTAGATGAAAGCACTCAGTACATCAAGCATTGcgacagcaaagcagcaaatcCCTCCCACCACTTAGTATCCCTAGACCCACCCCAGGACACTTGTCCTGCATAACACCACTGCTGTTTGAGGAGAGCTGTGTGACCTCCCTACAGACAGCTTCACTACTTGCAGGGTGtttattcccatggaaatagAAACATGAAACACAAAACACCAACATCTGTTTCCccttgaatcatagaatcatagaatcactaagg
It includes:
- the ADIPOQ gene encoding adiponectin; translation: MRTSAGFLVCSLLLLLALHGTEVAAQDDQTDPKMSCANWMGGAPGHPGHNGLPGRDGKDGKDGQKGDKGEPGLQGARGDTGEKGATGAEGPRGFPGHMGMKGQKGESAYVYRSAFSVGLTERAPHPNVPIRFTKIFYNEQNHYDSSTGKFLCSIPGTYFFAYHLTVYMSDVKVSLYKKDKAVIFTYDQFQKNNVDQASGSVLLHLSSGDEVWLQVYGEGDNNGVYADNINDSTFMGFLLYPDTDDH